DNA sequence from the Pungitius pungitius chromosome 3, fPunPun2.1, whole genome shotgun sequence genome:
GGTGAGGTTACTGCGGACTTCCTGCCCAGCCAGGAAGTAAAGTATGGGGTCCACACAGCTGTTGGCGCTGGCCAAAGGTCGGGTCACTATGTAGGCCACGCTGAAGGCCTCAAGCAACTTGCAGCTGATCTGgtgaatgtttaaaattgtgATATACCTTTTAGTTTTTGTTATTAGTACGCATTTATCATCAAAGCGTTTGTCCTCACCTGTGACGGATCGGCCTGCCTCTGGTATCGGAAAGAGTAGTAGAGGCTCCGGGTGAGGTGGAACGGAAGGAAGCAGAGCATGAACGTTGCCAGCACAACGATGATCATCTTCACGGACTTCTGCTTCAACCGTCGGGCTGACAGGCCGGCCCTCTCGCCCCCTTCAGACGCCCAGCCAGGCTGCAGAAGCTTCCGCACCATGAGGCCATAGCACACCATCACCACCATGAAGGGCAGGACGAACATGAGCACCGACACGGCTGAGCTGAACAACAGGAAGTCATCAAAGAGCTCTGGGCTGGTTGTGTCGTAGCAGATCCACTTGTTCTTGCTTTTGCTGAAAAAGGAGATTGacatttcaggggggggggggattattaaATTGTGGCGCTTCGTTGCGTGGCATTGACTCACAGAAAAAAACGACGGAGTGATCATTTAAGTGTGTTCCATTAGGGCAGAGGTCCCCAACCACCGACCCACCTCAGGTTGGCCCCCACACCTTCATGACCAGTCTGCGATATATATTGTCTCGCATGAAACCGGTCCGTGAGGCAAAAAGATGTTGGGGACCCCTGCATTAAGGTATCCCGAGGAACAAAAATAGATAGATTGAGTGTGGGAGTAATCAAGGGAAAATAAAGAGGGACAGCAACAAATAGACAAATTTAATTCACCTAGTTCTTGAGAAGTAAAGAATAGGTGCCTGGCAGAGTAAAACACAGGCCCACACTGCCACAGAGACCAGCTTGGCACGACGAGCGTTGACCCAGGAGAGGGAGCGGACTGGATAGCAGATGCCGATGAATCGATGCAGACTGATGCAGCACAGGAACATGATTGAACCTACCAGGGGGATAGATATTTGATATACTCCTTTCTTGCTATCCCATAACAACGATGCCTCAACTGTCACACATCACGCCGTCGCCGTACCATACAGGTTGGTGTAAAACAGGAAGCGTATGATCTTGCATAGCGGCTCGTTGAAAGGCCAGTTGTTCTTAACCGCGAAGTAGTAGATGAGGAAGGGCAGCGTGAGGACGTACAGGGTGTCACACATGGTCAGGTTGAACATGTAGATAGTGGAGGGCTTCCAGCGCTTGGTGCGGAACAGCATCACATACAACACAATGGCGTTCAGCGTCAAGCCGATTACGAAGACCATGGAATAGCTGACGGGCAGGAGAATGTATTTGTAATCTTCTTGAAAGTGACAGTAGAAGTTGCTGAAATTAGTTTGGCTGGTTTCGTTGTTGTCCCCGGTGGCCATCTTGGTCATGAAGATACCTAAAGAGAAGATGTACAGTATGATTGTGCTGCGTTTGAACCTGGAAACCTTGTACTTTGAGAGGTTGTCCTTTACATAGAAATAGAAGTTGTTGATTTACGGGAAAGGACTCAAGAAAGTGACATCCTAGATCACATATCGGAATGCCCCAAGTTGTTCACCTTGGCATTCCACGCTCAGGCATAATTAAGTGTTTTGACCTGTAAATTACAGATGTGTGAATCACTTTAATGCTGATGTTCTTGGTGGATGGTTAAATAAATGAGAGAAGAAGGGAAGAGGGCACCTAAATGTTGGCAACCCCTCAAATCATGATCAAATACTTCTGGTTTCAAAAGTTAACTCCACTCCGGAAGacacccaccctcaacccttctgaagaaaacgaCCACAGACtggtctctcttcttctctttctgtccaaaactattgaacgtgCGATCTTTAACCGACTCTCTCAGAAGCTcggctctctcccttctctcgtcctaccttgatggccgcacctactgggtaacttggagaggatctgtgtcggaaccttgtcctcttactactggagttcctcagggctccgtcctgggtcccctcgtCTTCTttctctacaccaactctctcggctctgtcattcgctcgcatggtttctcctaccacagctatgcagATGaaacccaactaattctctccttcccttactcggacactcaggtggcggcacggatctctgcctgtccgACTGACGTCTCTCactggatgtccgctcaccatctgaaaatcgaaccccgacaagactgaactacttctctttcctgGGAAAAGATTCTActactcaggacctgactgttaactttggcaacacCCACTTTGCCTGCTAAGAACCTTGGTGTGACACtggacagccaactctccctgacgcCGAACATTAAAGCggcaacacgatcctgtagatacacgctctacaacatcaggagaatacaacCCCTTcgcactcagaaggcggcgcgcTGATTCAAGCTCTTGTCGTTTCCCGctttgactattgtaactctctcctggcaggtctccttgctaccgccattcgaccactacagctcatccagaatgctgCAGCTCAGAGGACCATCCAGgaccatccaggacatggtcaaaccctacatcccaaccagCGCACTCCACTCTGCATCtaccaagctgcttgttcctcccgcactgagagcaaaacactcggcAAGATCGCATCTCTTTGCTGTCCCGGCTCCgaaacgagctctctgatgacatcatgaaggcagagacacacctcttcagactttacctagactaaaacactaacaaattgtagcacttaaattgtacttataatggctcttatctatagcaagttgtaaatcggcttatttgttgaaattgcactttcttgtttcttgcttTTTGGAGTTTTTATCCTTGaaattgaaatgcacttgtaagtcgctttggataaacacgtcagctaaatgacatgtaatgtaatgtaaatgaacAAGGATGTGAGTGAATATCCTATGAATAGCAAATAGAGGGGAACTGAGTGTTACAAGTTGTACTTGTTCACCAATGAGCCATCTTTGACCTTGTCTCAGCAGATTACCGAAATAACTGTCTTACCTTATCAACTCCCCTGATGATAAATATTCTCATAGACATTTGTAATAGAAAAGTAGCAAAAAATGTTCTGTCACTTTTTTGAGCCATTTGGGAAAAACCTTGCTCGGtttcttttaacttttaaaccTAAAGCAAACAATGTTTAGACCACGAGAAACCTTTCTTTCGATTCTAGTCATTGGCATGCACATATATTAACCTTACCTTTAACCAAACATATTAACCTCACTTAATTTTTCCTTTGTCCATAAAAAACATAGTTATGGAATAACATGGAAGTCATACATTTGAAACCAGCATGTAAATCAGACTGACTGCCTGAAGTGTTgacctactttgttttttttctccctctctaacTTTCATAAAAACAATGCCTCTTGCTCGATCTGCACCCTTCGATGTCTTCACTGCCTTCTTCGCTTTAAAACAGCTGCGAGATGAATTGAACTGATAACAGACCTGAGACAGAGCGGCCCTCTTTTTGGTCCACCATACATGGCTCCAAAACGTTGTGTGCACGCCACACAAAACTGAGCATGACTATCTCAGCAATCCGGGTGGTTGCTTGTACACTTGGTTGGACGAGAATGACTACATTACCTCTCAGGAAATACAGAATACATTCCCCCTCAAAAAAGCTCCTAGAACCTTTGAAATGACTCACACTGACTGAATGCTATTCTCTTAGATGATTCTCTTGAATAGTGTGCGTCTGTCGGACAAGCTCCGGCCTGCGCGCAGCACGGGAGCAGTTGAGCC
Encoded proteins:
- the LOC119214217 gene encoding P2Y purinoceptor 2 isoform X2; translation: MLSFVWRAHNVLEPCMVDQKEGRSVSGIFMTKMATGDNNETSQTNFSNFYCHFQEDYKYILLPVSYSMVFVIGLTLNAIVLYVMLFRTKRWKPSTIYMFNLTMCDTLYVLTLPFLIYYFAVKNNWPFNEPLCKIIRFLFYTNLYGSIMFLCCISLHRFIGICYPVRSLSWVNARRAKLVSVAVWACVLLCQAPILYFSRTSKSKNKWICYDTTSPELFDDFLLFSSAVSVLMFVLPFMVVMVCYGLMVRKLLQPGWASEGGERAGLSARRLKQKSVKMIIVVLATFMLCFLPFHLTRSLYYSFRYQRQADPSQISCKLLEAFSVAYIVTRPLASANSCVDPILYFLAGQEVRSNLTRKIRSFSSTPTSANQRMTTKL
- the LOC119214217 gene encoding P2Y purinoceptor 2 isoform X1, with the translated sequence MTKMATGDNNETSQTNFSNFYCHFQEDYKYILLPVSYSMVFVIGLTLNAIVLYVMLFRTKRWKPSTIYMFNLTMCDTLYVLTLPFLIYYFAVKNNWPFNEPLCKIIRFLFYTNLYGSIMFLCCISLHRFIGICYPVRSLSWVNARRAKLVSVAVWACVLLCQAPILYFSRTSKSKNKWICYDTTSPELFDDFLLFSSAVSVLMFVLPFMVVMVCYGLMVRKLLQPGWASEGGERAGLSARRLKQKSVKMIIVVLATFMLCFLPFHLTRSLYYSFRYQRQADPSQISCKLLEAFSVAYIVTRPLASANSCVDPILYFLAGQEVRSNLTRKIRSFSSTPTSANQRMTTKL